From the genome of Chloroflexota bacterium:
AACGCAATGACTGTAGAATTTCTCTACTCCCCAGAGACGCAGGAATTCTACTTCAACGAGATTAACAGCCGTCTCCAAGTCGAGCACTGCATCACTGAGCTTGTTACCAGAGTAGATATAGTTAAGCAACAAATAAAGATCGCCGCCGGAGAGCAGTTAGGTTATACTCAGGATGATATCCGTTTCGGTACGCACGCTATAGAATGCCGAATCAACGCCGAAGATCCCTTGCACGACTTTCGCCCCAGTTCTGGGACCATTTCTCGTCTCCGCTTCCCACATGGCCTTGGGGTTAGAATCGACGAAGGAGTATATGAGGGCTACGAGGTCCCCTTCTACTATGATTCTCTCCTTGTTAAGCTAGCGGCGTGGGGAAAAACAAGGGATGAAGCCATAGGGCGCATGAGGCGAGCCATCAATGAAATGGTAGTGGAAGGAATCCAAACGACTCTTCCATTTCACCGGACTGTGATGGACGACGAGCAATTCCAGAAAGGCCAATATACCACAGCCTTTGTGGAAGAGCAAGAAATACTCGGGAAACTGAAGCACCGCAGTCAGCACAAGTAAGGCAGATGAAACCCTTACAACTGGGTAGGACGAAACCCACTGTGAAAGCCGCGTCCTAGTAATATCTCAACGCTTCTGCCGGATATACTCTGGCAGCCTGGCGAGCTGGCAGGAAAGTTGTGGTCAGCGAAGCCAAGTAGGCAACCCCGGCAATCAGAGCGATGCGTGCCCAGGGGATTACGGTGGTCAGCCCCTGCACACCTGCCTCAGGCACAACTTGGTAGGTCAGTACCACCCCAAGTACTACCCCGATAATGATGCCCAGCAAGGCCACAAAGGAGGACTCCAGAAGGAAGCTGAACTGGACCATTCCCTGCCTGAAGCCGATAGCGCGGAGCACTCCTATCTGCTGACGGCGCTCCACCACCGTACGGGCTGCAATGACCCCCAGCGCGGCAATGCCCACAATGAGGCCCAAGCCCATGAACGCCATCATCAGATTCAGAAAGAGTTGGGTCATCCGGGTAATGTCCTTCACCTCTTCTTCCACGACAATCGTATCTATCCCATGATCTCTGAAGCCGCTTTCCAGGCTCTTGGCTAACTGCGGTGCATCAGCCACTTTGTCGGATTTCAGTTTGAACCAGTAGTAGGTGGGCGGCAGAAGCCACCCAGCAAAGGCATCCAGAGTGTCCTTGGACATAGCCACAAATGGAGCGTAGAAAGCCATCTGATCAACGACCGCAATGACCTTCAGTTCGTAGATTTCCCCGGTGAGCGGGCTGCGTACTTCAATGGCGATGTTATCCGGAAGGTAGTCCGATTTGAGGTTGAAGTCTCCCTTAAGGGATAGGTCGGGCGTGGGGCCAAACATGCCCTCTCCTCCGGGCACCATCACGGCATTGACCACTGCCACCGAAGGAACGTTCTTCACAGCGTCCCACACCTCTGTGGCAGAAGCATAGTCCCGGGTCATCAGATCGAACTCGAAGGAATTACTGTCGATAAAGCTGGCATCTACCCCAGTCAGAGTCATTTCTTCCCACTCACCTTCAGTTCCAGCCTGTCGCATTTCAATCGGTATGACGGTGCTGGCGGCAATGGCCTCGAAATTATCCGGGTCTATGCCCCGCTCCTCCATGGCGGTCTTGATGTCTGAAATGGGATTGGCCGGGCTGGCCGAGGCGATGATGTGAAAACCTCCACTGACCCGATAGGTATCACTCAACAGGTGAGAAAAAGAAGCGTTCATAGATGACATCATCACCAGAGTGAAGATCACCATCGAGAACATAGCCACAGCCATCCCTGTGCGAAATCGAGCTGCCAATGGGTAGGCCACGGCTGTCTTCAAGATTGGCGCCAGCCTTCGGAGCCGTCCAAACAGACCCGTGATGATTGCCAGCAACACATCGGAGTTATACATTACGAGCCATACTGCTCCAGCCACCAGCATCACCCCTGCAAGGATAAACATCTCCATGCCGGTGCTGGACTCCTCTCCCAGCGGATGGTATCTAGCTGGTGTCAGCCAGAAGCCCAGAAGGGCCACGCCGATTGCTGTGAAGGCAGCGCGGTCAGGCAGCCCAAGGCGTCTACCCAGAAGTGGCACACCGATGATGGCTAATGAACTTCCCAGTGAATAGGTTGCGAACTGCTTCTGCTGTAAGCCAGAGAACAAGATCATAAGACCCAACAGCGGGAGAAGCACTGTGAAAGCCCATCTCCTTATTCCACCGCCCCCACCCCGCTCCGGCTCCGGGGTATCGCGAATAGCGCTGACAATATTCAAACGGCTGACACGGCGAGCCGAAAAGAAGACCACTGCCAGCGTCACAATCACCCCCAGTGCGTAGGAGATGGCTACTCCGCTAGGAGTGAACTTGTAGACCAGCGGGAATCCTTGCTGTTCAAAAGACGGCGCCACCAGTTGAACCATGGCCCACCCGAGCAGGAGACCCAGAAGGCTCCCGATCGCCGAAGACAGAAAGGCGTAGGGGACTCCTTCGAAGGTAAATAGATGCGTTACATGGCCTTGTTGAGCGCCAACAGCCCGGGCGATGCCCAGTTCCTTCTTCCGTTCTGCGGCCAGCATCACAAACACGAGGAAAACAAGCAGCACTCCAGCCATGAGAGAAAAACTACCCAGAACCAGGAAAAGCGTAGTGAAAGCGGCCCCAGCCTCGTTCGCTGCATCCAGGTTATCTTTCTTAATGGCAAAAACCTTGAGCCCGGCTCCCTCAAGGCCAGCATCAGCCTCGAGACGCTGCTTCACCTCATCGCTGTATTTGGCACCTCCAATGACGCCACCCTGGTTTGAAATCAGGATAGCATTGATCTCACCTTCTCTTCCGGCAAGCGCTTGTAGGCGATCCAGCGGCATAACCACAGTGAACTTGATTTTTGTCAGGCTCAGCGCCTCCGTGCCCACGGGATTCCGTACTCGGTCGAATATACCAGTGACTGTCATCGGCTTGGCGCTGCCCGAGAGGAAAATTTGGACTTCGTCGCCAACCGACAGGTCGATTTTTTCGGCCAGTTGGGCACTGACGTACACCTCGTTCTCGCCAAG
Proteins encoded in this window:
- a CDS encoding FtsX-like permease family protein, producing the protein MESFKAALIPLMIILGLAGIVLAAMAMRERVFFVMGVRNLTRRPAQMVLTFIGLMLAAMIFSASFSIGDTLTNSIRGLGADIIGEVDLRVESKSTESLAALGYFDESLLQQVSQALQDEPRVEAIAPAIGEIVPTLAPKSNLYEPVVTLMGVDDRYTEGFDPLRDAHGRNLSIADLGENEVYVSAQLAEKIDLSVGDEVQIFLSGSAKPMTVTGIFDRVRNPVGTEALSLTKIKFTVVMPLDRLQALAGREGEINAILISNQGGVIGGAKYSDEVKQRLEADAGLEGAGLKVFAIKKDNLDAANEAGAAFTTLFLVLGSFSLMAGVLLVFLVFVMLAAERKKELGIARAVGAQQGHVTHLFTFEGVPYAFLSSAIGSLLGLLLGWAMVQLVAPSFEQQGFPLVYKFTPSGVAISYALGVIVTLAVVFFSARRVSRLNIVSAIRDTPEPERGGGGGIRRWAFTVLLPLLGLMILFSGLQQKQFATYSLGSSLAIIGVPLLGRRLGLPDRAAFTAIGVALLGFWLTPARYHPLGEESSTGMEMFILAGVMLVAGAVWLVMYNSDVLLAIITGLFGRLRRLAPILKTAVAYPLAARFRTGMAVAMFSMVIFTLVMMSSMNASFSHLLSDTYRVSGGFHIIASASPANPISDIKTAMEERGIDPDNFEAIAASTVIPIEMRQAGTEGEWEEMTLTGVDASFIDSNSFEFDLMTRDYASATEVWDAVKNVPSVAVVNAVMVPGGEGMFGPTPDLSLKGDFNLKSDYLPDNIAIEVRSPLTGEIYELKVIAVVDQMAFYAPFVAMSKDTLDAFAGWLLPPTYYWFKLKSDKVADAPQLAKSLESGFRDHGIDTIVVEEEVKDITRMTQLFLNLMMAFMGLGLIVGIAALGVIAARTVVERRQQIGVLRAIGFRQGMVQFSFLLESSFVALLGIIIGVVLGVVLTYQVVPEAGVQGLTTVIPWARIALIAGVAYLASLTTTFLPARQAARVYPAEALRYY